Below is a window of Hydrogenimonas sp. SS33 DNA.
TTTCGAGTGTGCCGAAGCGTGCCCCAAAGATGTCAATCCCATCGAAAAAATCACCAAGCTCCATAACCAGCTCTTCGAAGAGGGGATGGCCGAAGACAATGTGGCCACACGCCACGCCGTCGGCTTCAAGCACTCCATCAAGAAGCACGGCCTGCTGGACGAAGGGGAACTGGTGCGCTATTCCGAAGGGAACATCGGGGTACTCAAACACCTTCCCGAAGCGATCGCCATGTTCAAGAAAGGCAAGATCGTCATGCCCTGGAACATGCCCAAGAGTAAAAATCTCGACGAGATCAAAACCCTCGTCAAATCTTCATCGAAAGTCAAATTTTAAGGGGAACGAACATGGCAGAACTGAAATATGCACTCTACACCGGATGTACCGCGCGGGAATCGACCCCCGAACTGCTGATGTCGACGATGGCCGTGGCCAAAAAGCTCGGCATCGAACTGATCCTGCTGGACGAAGCGAGCTGCTGCGGCGCCAGCCATCTCCAGGATTTTGACGATTTCCTCTCCCTGGTTCTCAACGCCCGCAACATCTGTTATGCCGAAAAGCTGGGCCTGCCGATGGTCACCATCTGCAACACCTGCCAGCTCAATACGGTCATGACCAAAGAGCGCCTCGACAGCGACGAAGACCTGAAATCCCAGGTCAATGAAAAACTGGCGGAAGTGGGGCTGGAGTACAAGGGCACCAGCAGCGTGCGCCACTTCCTCTATGCGCTCATCGACGACTACGGCCTCGACAAACTGGCTGAAAAGGTGGAGAAGCCGCTCAGTGACTTCAATGTCGCGGCTTTCTACGGCTGCCACAACATCCGCCCCAGCCACATCCACCACAAACACAACTCGAAAGTCATCGAAAAGGATGTCGGCGAAGGCGGCGGTGAAGAGGGGTTCACCACCGATCCCATGATGGCGAAATACAACAACAACGAAAACCCCTACAATCCCAACTCCCTCGACCGGCTCATCGAAGCGCTCCAGGGCAAGAGTGTCGACTACGACAGCAAAAACAAATGCTGCGGCTTCCATGCCGACCTGCAGGCGCCCAAAACCGCCAACCGACTTACCGGTACGGCGCTGCTGGACGCTATCGACAACGATGCGGACATGATGGTCACCCCCTGCCCGCTCTGCCATCTCAACATGGATGTCAAACAGCATGCGGTCGCCAAAGAGATGGGCCGGGACATCGCCCTGCCCGTCCTGCACCTGCCCCAGCTCGTCGGACTGGCACTGGGGATCGACCCCAAAGAGCTCGGACTTCAGCACAACGTCTCCGAAGCCACTTTCGTCTAAGCCGGTTTCCGGCTTCGGCCGGAAATTGATATGACCTTCCTCAATCATCTTTATGTCTTAAAATTAACTGAAGCAAACGGTTAAATCGGACAAATCTTATCTTCTTTAATCCCACTCTGATACAATACAGATAACAAAAACCAATCCAAAACCAAAAAGGAGGCCACCATGCCTAAGATCAACCGATATGTCGACATCGACACGGTAGAACGCGAAGCCAAAAAAGATTACATCGACCGCCATTCTCCCTTCATTCACTGTGCGGAGACGGCGAAAAAGGGGGAGAAATTCCCCGTCACCGTCAAAATGGGTAACGAGTACAGCCACCCCGACGATTTCGACCACTACATCGCCTACATCCAGCTCTGGAACGGTGAAACCCTGCTGGCGCAGGCAACCTTCACTCCCGGATCTCTGGGCAACCAGAAAGATCATGCGGAAGTGACATTCAACATCGTTCCCACCGGCAGCAAGCTCAAGCTGACCGCCATGGCCTACTGCACCAAGCACGGCCTGTGGGAGAGCGATCCCAAAGAGGTCGCCGTTACCGAGTAATCTTCCTCTACCCTGCCCCTTCGACGGGGCGCTTTACCTTCCAATAAATTTGCACACAGACGGTTGGAATCCTGACGGATTCTAACCTCTTTTTAACCCCCTTTTCCCTAAACTACCTCTCATGAATCGCCTTTATCACGCGTTGCAGCTCAAACGGCTCCATCAACTCAAACAGATCGGCTTTCGCTATGTCCCTCTCGTCGAAAAAAAGACGGCACCGGCGGCGACCCTGCCCGACGACCTCAAAGCCCTGGAGCAGATCGTCTCCCAGTGCCAACTCTGTGCCCTGAGCAAGACGCGGACCAAAACGGTCTTCGGGGAGGGGAACCCCCATGCCGCCCTGATGTTCGTAGGCGAAGGCCCCGGGGCGCAGGAGGATATGACGGGACGCCCCTTCGTGGGCCGTGCGGGAGAGCTTTTGACGAAGATGATAGAGAATGTCCTGGAGATTCCCCGCAGCGAAGTCTACATCGCCAACATCGTCAAGTGCCGCCCTCCCAACAACCGGGTGCCGACACCCGAAGAGGCCTATACCTGCCTACCCTATCTGCAGAAACAGATGGAGCTGGTCGCGCCGCGAATCGTCGTGGCTCTCGGGGCGACCGCCTACCACTACCTGACCGGTGACAAAAGCGGCATCACGAAAGTGCGGGGCGAAGTGATAGACATGGGCGTCTACCGGTTGGTTCCCACCTACCATCCCAGCTATCTGCTGAGAAACCCTTCCGCCAAAAAAGAGGTCTATCAGGACCTTCTGAAAATCAAAGGGATGTTATGAAAAAAATCTGGCTCCTGCTCTTTTGTTCCATGCTCCTCCTGGCCCAGGGAAGGATGCTCTCACCCATTCCCCTGCCCACCTGGCATATCGTCGACCTCGATACCGAGAACTACGACGAATACGACCTTCAGCGGCTGCTCGACGAGGGGCAGGTCTTCACCTTCCTCGCCAAATCTGCCCATGTCAGCAACCCGCGACTCAAAACCCTCCGGCAAACCTACATGGCCATGTTCAATATCGCCGGAGGCACGGCGGGGGCGACGGTGCGCATCGCATTCATCGTCCCGAAAATCATCGGGAAATATGCCCGCACCACGACCCGTTCCGCTCTGGGCTATCTGATCGACCGCGGCACCCCTTTCGAGATGGATGTCTA
It encodes the following:
- a CDS encoding CoB--CoM heterodisulfide reductase iron-sulfur subunit B family protein: MAELKYALYTGCTARESTPELLMSTMAVAKKLGIELILLDEASCCGASHLQDFDDFLSLVLNARNICYAEKLGLPMVTICNTCQLNTVMTKERLDSDEDLKSQVNEKLAEVGLEYKGTSSVRHFLYALIDDYGLDKLAEKVEKPLSDFNVAAFYGCHNIRPSHIHHKHNSKVIEKDVGEGGGEEGFTTDPMMAKYNNNENPYNPNSLDRLIEALQGKSVDYDSKNKCCGFHADLQAPKTANRLTGTALLDAIDNDADMMVTPCPLCHLNMDVKQHAVAKEMGRDIALPVLHLPQLVGLALGIDPKELGLQHNVSEATFV
- a CDS encoding class II SORL domain-containing protein codes for the protein MPKINRYVDIDTVEREAKKDYIDRHSPFIHCAETAKKGEKFPVTVKMGNEYSHPDDFDHYIAYIQLWNGETLLAQATFTPGSLGNQKDHAEVTFNIVPTGSKLKLTAMAYCTKHGLWESDPKEVAVTE
- a CDS encoding uracil-DNA glycosylase; the encoded protein is MNRLYHALQLKRLHQLKQIGFRYVPLVEKKTAPAATLPDDLKALEQIVSQCQLCALSKTRTKTVFGEGNPHAALMFVGEGPGAQEDMTGRPFVGRAGELLTKMIENVLEIPRSEVYIANIVKCRPPNNRVPTPEEAYTCLPYLQKQMELVAPRIVVALGATAYHYLTGDKSGITKVRGEVIDMGVYRLVPTYHPSYLLRNPSAKKEVYQDLLKIKGML